From Toxorhynchites rutilus septentrionalis strain SRP chromosome 2, ASM2978413v1, whole genome shotgun sequence, a single genomic window includes:
- the LOC129768757 gene encoding uncharacterized protein LOC129768757, translated as MSQYKAKHRECVKQFIIAYKNEPALWKIDSKIYHDRDQKAAAYGRLVEVLRRIEPGVNRQDVVKKINSLRSNYRKELRKIRGPRRFGEDEVYVPKLWYFKLLGFLNKQEPVDTAQSETDGNEQCEELHEGSDSPNFVFVSTSPKSEEVKLPRNLDSPEKCADQTVETTLDPHPRFVSSKIETFDAPTPHQEMSPIGDLREAQLNREDRFDVFGKHLAMKLRDLSKQQRIIAEKLISEVLFEAEMDSLTVTHRVVGGYMNQTL; from the exons ATGTCCCAATATAAAGCCAAGCATCGAGAGTGTGTCAAACAGTTCATTATTGCCTACAAAAATGAGCCAGCTTTGTGGAAAATCGACTCGAAAATATATCACGACCGCGACCAGAAAGCAGCAGCCTACGGGAGACTTGTTGAAGTTCTTAGGCGGATTGAACCCGGGGTCAACAGGCAGGacgttgtgaaaaaaataaacagtcTGAGAAGTAACTACCGCAAAGAGCTGAGAAAGATTAGGGGACCGCGCCGGTTTGGGGAGGATGAGGTTTACGTGCCTAAGCTGTGGTATTTCAAGCTGCTAGGATTTCTGAACAAACAGGAACCGGTGGATACAGCTCAGTCAGAAACGGACGGGAATGAGCAATGTGAG GAGCTTCATGAGGGCTCTGATTCGCCTAATTTTGTCTTCGTATCGACATCGCCAAAAAGTGAAGAAGTGAAACTTCCACGCAATTTGGATTCGCCTGAAAAGTGTGCGGATCAAACTGTTGAAACCACTTTGGATCCCCATCCGAGGTTTGTCAGTAGCAAAATTGAAACTTTCGATGCACCTACACCACACCAGGAGATGTCCCCGATTGGTGACCTCCGCGAAGCGCAGCTCAATCGAGAAGATCGATTCGATGTCTTCGGCAAGCACTTAGCAATGAAATTGCGAGATTTGTCAAAGCAGCAACGGATCATCGCTGAGAAGCTCATAAGCGAGGTGCTGTTTGAAGCGGAGATGGACTCTTTGACCGTCACCCATCGAGTAGTCGGTGGTTATATGAATCAAACTCTTTAA